A genomic stretch from Mus pahari chromosome 6, PAHARI_EIJ_v1.1, whole genome shotgun sequence includes:
- the Jun gene encoding transcription factor AP-1 yields the protein MTAKMETTFYDDALNASFLQSESGAYGYSNPKILKQSMTLNLADPVGNLKPHLRAKNSDLLTSPDVGLLKLASPELERLIIQSSNGHITTTPTPTQFLCPKNVTDEQEGFAEGFVRALAELHSQNTLPSVTSAAQPVSGAGMVAPAVASVAGAGGGGGYSASLHSEPPVYANLSNFNPGALSSGGGAPSYGAAGLAFPSQPQQQQQPPQPPHHLPQQIPVQHPRLQALKEEPQTVPEMPGETPPLSPIDMESQERIKAERKRMRNRIAASKCRKRKLERIARLEEKVKTLKAQNSELASTANMLREQVAQLKQKVMNHVNSGCQLMLTQQLQTF from the coding sequence ATGACTGCAAAGATGGAAACGACCTTCTACGACGATGCCCTCAACGCCTCGTTCCTCCAGTCCGAGAGCGGTGCCTACGGCTACAGTAACCCTAAGATCCTAAAACAGAGCATGACCTTGAACCTGGCCGACCCGGTGGGCAATCTGAAGCCGCACCTCCGCGCCAAGAACTCGGACCTTCTCACGTCGCCCGACGTCGGGCTGCTCAAGCTGGCGTCGCCCGAGCTGGAGCGCCTGATCATCCAGTCCAGCAATGGGCACATCACCACTACACCGACCCCCACCCAGTTCTTGTGTCCCAAGAACGTGACCGACGAGCAGGAGGGCTTCGCCGAGGGCTTCGTGCGCGCCCTGGCTGAACTGCATAGCCAGAACACGCTGCCCAGTGTCACCTCCGCGGCACAGCCGGTCAGCGGGGCGGGCATGGTGGCTCCCGCGGTAGCCTCAGTAGCAGGcgctggcggcggcggcggctacAGCGCCAGTCTGCACAGTGAGCCTCCGGTGTACGCCAACCTCAGCAACTTCAACCCGGGTGCGCTGAGCAGCGGCGGTGGGGCGCCCTCCTATGGCGCGGCCGGGCTGGCCTTTCCAtcgcagccgcagcagcagcagcagccgcctcAGCCGCCGCACCACTTGCCCCAACAGATCCCGGTGCAGCACCCGCGGTTGCAGGCCCTGAAGGAAGAGCCGCAGACGGTGCCGGAGATGCCGGGAGAGACGCCGCCCCTGTCCCCCATCGACATGGAGTCTCAGGAGCGGATCAAGGCGGAGAGGAAGCGCATGAGGAACCGCATCGCCGCCTCCAAGTGCCGGAAAAGGAAGCTGGAGCGGATCGCTCGGCTAGAGGAAAAAGTGAAAACCTTGAAAGCGCAAAACTCCGAGCTGGCGTCCACGGCCAACATGCTCAGGGAACAGGTGGCACAGCTTAAGCAGAAAGTCATGAACCACGTTAACAGTGGATGCCAACTCATGCTAACGCAGCAGTTGCAAACGTTTTGA